In Procambarus clarkii isolate CNS0578487 unplaced genomic scaffold, FALCON_Pclarkii_2.0 HiC_scaffold_598, whole genome shotgun sequence, the DNA window CGCTTGATCTAAGGTGGTCTAATGCCTCGTCTGGTCTAAGGTGGTCTAATGCCTCGCCTGATCTAAGGTGGTCTAATGCCTCGCCTGATCTAAGGTGGTCTAATGCCTCGCCTGGTCTAAGGTGGTCTAATGCCTCGCCTGATCTAAGGTGGTCTAATGCCTCGCTTGATCTAAGGTGGTCTAATGCCTCGCCTGATCTAAGGTGGTCTAATGCCTATTAGATGGTCTAACATGTCTCTTCCAAACACAACACACAGATCTTACTATGTATGAAGACAGcactccatcattgtgtcatatattCACGGAGGATTATAGTTGGGCTGAGATGT includes these proteins:
- the LOC138361675 gene encoding uncharacterized protein, which encodes MDRALDHLRSGEALDHLRSSEALDHLRSGEALDHLRPGEALDHLRSGEALDHLRSGEALDHLRPDEALDHLRSSEALDHLRSGEALDHLRSSEALDHLRPGEALDHLRSGEALDHLRSSEALDHLRPGEALDRPQERD